A window of the Ostrea edulis chromosome 1, xbOstEdul1.1, whole genome shotgun sequence genome harbors these coding sequences:
- the LOC125682910 gene encoding uncharacterized protein LOC125682910, producing the protein MYYFKFIKKLVWSKQVVHMIIRYYFIGRLEAYDRNENFKEDPILLPEPLDVGWPVAGFKQILQEHKCIIPKITREQIEAYFLYRLADDRQCTGDLKALVKGQDMFDSNKVLACSVCIEDDIYLTGIVGASMKQKVTYNYKVRISRESGDPLNTHCECPAGRGPHGTCKHLAVVCIMLERFAENGTLRIAKSCTENLMSFNRPKSTYSGSPVKAEDLPSKKRPYEEFFEDPRPLKHRNNPSYNSMVQNIITNYCSQTSKDISMRYLYPRANFQVVSMMHDYGPLPLTEQMVDNALMVDERKIHQIEVSTRGQSRNSKWFEAREWRLTASRFKEVCKATCRRNTNKLCSSLMCSSIKTKAILHGKNYEKKALKLFDDKFCIKTKECGLFVCLDYPYLGASPDAVVDDSAIVEVKCSYSGKNEMVKPGAHFKYLMFDDNENVVLKKSHNYYDQIQGQLYISKRKFCYFVVFTLRDLFVQKIPLDTYYCEHSLLPKLKVFFEKYYRPFIASKL; encoded by the exons AtgtattattttaaatttattaagaaACTTGTTTGGTCTAAACAAGTTGTACACATGATTATCAGATACTATTTTATTGGTAGATTGGAGGCTTATGATAGAAATGAGAATTTCAAGGAGGATCCAATTTTACTACCAGAGCCCCTTGATGTTGGATGGCCAGTGGCTGGCTTTAAACAGATCCTTCAAGAGCACAAGTGCATTATCCCCAAAATTACAAGGGAACAGATCGaagcatattttttatatcgATTAGCAG atgacAGACAATGTACTGGAGATCTGAAAGCATTGGTAAAGGGCCAAGACATGTTCGACTCTAACAAAGTTTTGGCATGTTCTGTTTGCATTGAGGATGATATTTACCTCACAGGAATAGTGGGCGCCTCAATGAAACAAAAA GTTACCTACAACTATAAAGTCAGGATCTCAAGAGAGAGTGGTGACCCTCTGAACACACATTGTGAATGTCCAGCAGGGAGAGGGCCCCATGGCACCTGCAAACACCTGGCGGTTGTTTGCATCATGCTCGAGAGATTTGCAGAAAATGGGACATTGAGAATTGCAAAATCCTGCACAGAAAATCTTATGTCTTTCAATAGACCAAAGAGTACATATAGTG gttcTCCAGTAAAAGCAGAGGATCTACCTTCCAAAAAGAGGCCATATGAAgagttttttgaggatcctagGCCACTCAAACACAGAAACAATCCATCTTACAACTCAATGGTGCAAAACATTATTACTAACTACTGCAGCCAGACATCCAAAGATATCTCTATGCGGTATCTGTACCCAAGAGCAAATTTTCAG gTTGTGTCCATGATGCATGATTATGGTCCTTTGCCACTTACAGAACAAATGGTTGATAATGCTTTGATG GTCGATGAACGCAAAATTCACCAAATAGAAGTGTCAACTAGAGGACAGAGCAGAAACTCGAAATGGTTTGAGGCTAGGGAGTGGAGGCTAACTGCATCACGATTTAAGGAAGTCTGCAAGGCTACTTGTCGACGCAATACTAATAAGTTATGTAGTTCCCTTATGTGCTCAAGTATCAAAACCAAAGCTATTTTACATgggaaaaattatgaaaaaaaagctTTGAAATTGTTTGACGACAAGTTTtgtataaaaacaaaagaatgtgGGCTTTTTGTGTGTTTAGACTACCCATATTTGGGAGCATCCCCAGATGCAGTTGTGGATGATTCTGCAATTGTTGAGGTCAAATGCTCCTACAGTGGaaaaaatgaaatggtcaaaccAGGAGCACATTTCAAATATCTTATGTTTGATGACAATGAAAATGTTGTATTGAAAAAGTCCCATAATTATTATGATCAAATACAGGGTCAGCTGTACATAagcaaaagaaaattttgttattttgttgttttcactCTTAGGGATCTTTTTGTTCAGAAAATCCCTCTTGACACATATTACTGTGAACATTCTTTGTTGCCAAAGTTGAAAGtattttttgagaaatattACAGACCATTCATTGCATCAAAATTATGA